A section of the Pedobacter sp. HDW13 genome encodes:
- a CDS encoding RNA polymerase sigma factor: MNNSLKSSVPTDREVILGILNNSTDTLNKLYKGYYAMVLQFILNNNGDEDDAKDVYQEAIIILYNKVKEGNFELSSKLKTYIYSVCRRIWLKKLNLNSKKAGNITDYEDVFAVEEDVEQHEEKDLQFVKMQSALEHLGEPCKTIIQDFYIHNLSMQDICEKFGYTNTDNAKTQKYKCLQRLKKLFFQH, from the coding sequence GTGAATAACAGTTTAAAGAGTTCAGTTCCAACAGATAGAGAGGTTATTTTAGGTATTCTAAATAACTCAACAGATACGCTTAACAAGTTATACAAAGGCTATTATGCAATGGTTTTGCAGTTTATCCTCAATAATAACGGGGATGAAGATGATGCAAAAGATGTATACCAGGAGGCCATCATTATTTTGTATAACAAAGTTAAGGAAGGCAATTTTGAATTGAGCAGTAAGCTTAAAACATATATTTATTCGGTATGCCGGCGCATTTGGTTAAAGAAACTTAACCTTAACAGCAAAAAAGCCGGTAACATTACTGATTATGAAGATGTGTTTGCTGTAGAGGAGGATGTAGAACAACATGAAGAGAAAGACCTTCAGTTTGTAAAGATGCAATCTGCACTCGAACACCTGGGCGAACCCTGTAAAACCATTATTCAGGATTTTTATATCCACAATTTATCCATGCAAGATATTTGCGAAAAGTTTGGCTATACCAATACGGATAATGCCAAAACACAGAAATATAAATGCCTGCAGCGGTTAAAGAAATTATTTTTTCAACACTAG
- a CDS encoding S1C family serine protease, with the protein MRNDLELDAIIEDYLLGKLNPQETEAFEQLRQNDATVDHKVVSHKFFLESMEAFAGQVRLREQLNHIHAEIDVESLADALRPHPSRVVQLWRKHKSAIAVAASFIVLSLVSIYSIQHNSKQVERYRQLSNQVNNAIKTQNSLIRKINHNNTASNKSSVQNSFGGTGFAISTNGYILTNLHIINGADSLYVQNNKGESFKVKSVYTDSQNDIAILKISDKHFSNLSAIPYTIKSNMSSIGEIVYTWGYPKDDAVLGEGYVSSRNGFIGDTTQYQVAISVNPGNSGGPVLDNNGNLVGIISGKPDQTEGAAFAIKSKYILEAIRAIPQDSLGSNKLTANKRSLLSGLKRTKQIEKIQDYVFMIKAY; encoded by the coding sequence ATGAGAAACGATTTGGAGTTAGATGCAATTATTGAAGATTATCTTTTAGGTAAACTTAATCCCCAGGAAACTGAGGCCTTTGAACAGTTACGTCAAAATGATGCCACTGTAGATCATAAGGTGGTTTCGCATAAATTCTTTTTAGAATCTATGGAAGCTTTTGCAGGACAGGTACGTTTAAGAGAACAATTAAATCATATCCATGCCGAAATTGATGTGGAAAGCCTTGCTGATGCACTTAGGCCTCATCCATCGCGTGTGGTGCAGTTATGGCGTAAGCATAAATCTGCGATAGCTGTTGCTGCATCGTTTATCGTACTTTCACTGGTTTCTATTTATTCTATACAGCATAACAGCAAGCAGGTAGAAAGGTACAGGCAATTAAGCAATCAGGTAAATAATGCCATTAAAACCCAAAACAGTTTAATCAGGAAGATTAACCACAATAATACAGCCTCTAATAAAAGCAGTGTACAAAATAGCTTTGGAGGAACGGGTTTTGCGATTTCTACAAATGGTTATATTTTAACCAACCTGCACATTATTAATGGAGCCGATTCTCTTTATGTGCAGAACAATAAAGGAGAATCTTTCAAGGTAAAATCTGTTTATACTGATTCTCAGAACGATATTGCCATATTAAAAATCAGCGATAAGCATTTCAGTAATCTATCAGCGATACCTTATACTATTAAAAGCAATATGAGCAGCATAGGCGAAATTGTTTACACTTGGGGTTATCCTAAAGATGATGCCGTATTGGGAGAAGGTTATGTGAGTTCGAGAAATGGATTTATTGGTGATACTACTCAGTATCAGGTAGCCATTTCGGTTAATCCTGGTAACAGTGGTGGACCTGTTTTAGATAATAACGGAAATTTGGTCGGTATTATCAGTGGTAAGCCCGATCAGACAGAAGGTGCTGCATTCGCCATTAAGTCAAAATACATTTTGGAGGCTATTAGGGCTATCCCACAAGATTCTTTAGGTTCAAATAAACTTACTGCCAATAAAAGAAGCCTGCTTTCGGGATTGAAAAGAACGAAACAAATCGAAAAAATACAGGATTATGTATTTATGATCAAAGCTTATTAG
- a CDS encoding peroxiredoxin: MSIRLGDTAPNFQANTSIGEIDFYDFLGDSWGVLFSHPADYTPVCTTELGRTAALKGEFEKRNVKVLALSVDSAESHKGWISDINETQNTSVEFPIIADPDRTVANLYDMIHPNASETLTVRSLFVISPDKKVKLTITYPASTGRNFNEVLRVIDSLQLTANYSVATPADWKDGEDVIVVNSIKTEDIPAKFPKGHQVIKPYLRTTPQPNK, translated from the coding sequence ATGAGTATAAGACTAGGCGATACCGCGCCAAACTTTCAGGCCAATACCTCAATTGGCGAAATAGATTTTTATGATTTTTTAGGTGATAGCTGGGGTGTATTGTTTTCACACCCGGCCGATTATACACCGGTTTGTACTACTGAACTGGGCAGAACGGCTGCTTTAAAGGGCGAGTTCGAAAAAAGAAATGTTAAAGTACTGGCTTTGAGTGTCGATTCTGCAGAATCTCATAAAGGCTGGATCAGCGATATTAATGAAACCCAGAACACATCTGTTGAATTCCCGATTATTGCCGATCCGGATAGGACAGTGGCTAATTTATACGATATGATCCACCCGAATGCTTCTGAAACCTTAACGGTAAGGTCGTTATTTGTGATCAGTCCTGATAAAAAAGTAAAATTAACCATTACTTATCCTGCATCTACAGGCCGGAATTTTAACGAGGTATTGCGTGTAATCGATTCTTTGCAACTTACAGCTAATTACAGTGTGGCTACGCCTGCTGATTGGAAAGATGGCGAAGACGTAATTGTAGTAAACAGTATTAAAACAGAAGATATTCCGGCTAAATTTCCTAAAGGACACCAGGTGATTAAGCCTTATTTGCGTACTACACCACAACCAAATAAGTAA
- a CDS encoding cold-shock protein — translation MATGKVKWFNTQKGFGFIVQEDNKDLFVHFKDVLGGIESLKENDAVEFEVAEGRKGLQAVNVKKV, via the coding sequence ATGGCAACCGGAAAAGTTAAATGGTTTAATACGCAAAAAGGCTTTGGATTTATTGTGCAAGAAGACAATAAAGACTTATTTGTACATTTTAAAGATGTTTTAGGTGGAATCGAAAGCTTGAAAGAGAACGATGCAGTAGAATTTGAAGTAGCTGAAGGCAGAAAAGGTTTACAGGCAGTAAACGTTAAGAAAGTTTAA
- a CDS encoding class I SAM-dependent methyltransferase, with translation MNNNLLATAVQQYINANLSADVNQIALAKSPFEGITSAELATQITAKKKSEKKLPTWFKTAEIYYPPVLSIEQTSSETTAKYKSKLAKGESLIDITGGFGVDSYYFSKQVTNVTHCEINNELSTIASYNAEALNARNITFEATDGINYLNASEKKFDTIYVDPARRAEKGKVFMLKDCTPDVVSIINTLLEKAQRIIIKTAPLLDISAGLAELKQVNEIHIVSVKNECKELLWVIDRVCNQDTQIIAVTLNEAEKEFSFKKSSIQSPVRFSGTLNSSHYLYEPDAALLKSGAFNLIGSTYGLLKLHPQTQLYTSAEINKAFPGRIFQLTEILTTTALKKAGNLTGNVIVRNYPAKPEDLIKKYKIKSDKDQFLIFTKVANGDNVILKASIIQYY, from the coding sequence ATGAACAACAACCTTTTAGCAACAGCCGTACAACAATACATCAATGCAAACCTAAGTGCAGATGTGAATCAGATTGCGTTGGCTAAAAGTCCATTTGAGGGAATTACATCGGCTGAACTCGCTACCCAGATTACAGCAAAAAAGAAATCGGAAAAGAAACTGCCAACCTGGTTCAAAACGGCCGAAATCTACTATCCCCCTGTTCTGTCTATCGAGCAAACCTCTTCAGAAACTACGGCCAAATATAAATCAAAATTAGCTAAGGGTGAAAGCTTAATCGATATTACCGGGGGCTTTGGAGTGGATAGTTATTATTTCTCCAAACAAGTAACTAATGTTACCCATTGCGAAATCAACAACGAACTTTCTACAATTGCTAGCTACAACGCAGAGGCCTTAAATGCCCGTAATATTACTTTTGAGGCAACCGATGGCATCAACTACTTAAATGCAAGCGAAAAAAAATTCGATACCATTTATGTTGACCCGGCAAGAAGGGCTGAAAAAGGCAAGGTTTTTATGCTTAAAGATTGTACACCCGATGTGGTGAGCATAATCAATACCTTATTAGAAAAAGCACAGCGAATTATTATCAAAACGGCCCCCTTGCTTGATATTTCTGCCGGTTTAGCGGAGTTGAAGCAGGTAAACGAAATCCATATTGTGAGCGTAAAAAACGAATGTAAGGAGCTTTTGTGGGTAATAGACCGTGTATGTAATCAGGATACGCAGATTATTGCAGTAACTTTAAATGAAGCAGAAAAGGAATTTTCATTTAAAAAATCATCGATCCAATCTCCGGTACGCTTTTCTGGTACGCTCAATTCTTCCCATTATCTCTATGAACCCGATGCCGCCTTATTGAAATCAGGTGCTTTCAATTTAATTGGTTCAACTTATGGACTGTTAAAATTACATCCCCAAACGCAGCTCTACACTTCTGCTGAGATCAATAAAGCTTTTCCCGGCCGGATATTTCAGCTAACAGAGATCCTTACTACTACTGCGCTTAAAAAAGCAGGAAATTTAACCGGAAATGTGATTGTTAGAAATTATCCTGCAAAACCCGAAGATCTGATAAAGAAATACAAAATTAAATCCGACAAGGACCAGTTTTTAATATTTACGAAGGTAGCAAACGGAGATAATGTGATCTTAAAAGCTTCGATTATACAGTATTACTAA
- a CDS encoding aspartate kinase, producing the protein MDIFKFGGASVKNAEGVKNLANIVRDYKKGNLLVVVSAMGKMTDKLEALTQAYLSHSEDAHAIFDEVKHFHFNIIEELFQGKPNSVYDDVANTFVEIDWLIEDEPDNDHDYIYDQIVSIGEVVSTKIVAAWLNETGNKALWADARNYIQTDNTYREGKVDWAKTNQIIQKDLVPLLDENIIVTQGFIGGTSENYTTTLGREGSDYSAAIFASCLNSTALTIWKDVPGVLNADPKWFDETEKIAQLSYHDAIELTYYGATVIHPKTIKPLQNKGIPLFVRSFLTPEGEGTAITKENNPLPIPSFIFKINQALISIFPKDYSFIIEENLSNIFELFHNHKIKINTMLNSAISFSVSVDDHPTQIERLIKDLSEEFTVKYNKGLELVTIRYYNQHTIDRVTVDKDILLEVKSRHTCQMVMKNK; encoded by the coding sequence ATGGATATTTTTAAATTTGGTGGTGCTTCGGTAAAAAATGCTGAGGGAGTAAAAAATCTGGCCAATATTGTACGCGATTACAAGAAAGGCAACCTGCTTGTTGTGGTTTCGGCAATGGGCAAAATGACCGATAAGCTGGAGGCACTTACGCAGGCCTACTTATCACATAGCGAAGATGCACACGCAATTTTTGATGAGGTAAAGCATTTTCACTTTAACATTATTGAAGAACTTTTTCAGGGCAAACCCAATTCGGTTTACGATGATGTGGCCAATACTTTTGTGGAAATTGATTGGCTGATTGAAGATGAGCCCGACAACGACCACGATTACATTTACGATCAGATTGTATCGATTGGCGAGGTAGTTTCGACCAAAATTGTAGCAGCCTGGCTTAACGAAACGGGCAATAAAGCACTTTGGGCAGATGCCAGAAACTATATCCAAACCGACAATACCTACCGGGAAGGAAAGGTAGACTGGGCAAAAACCAATCAGATTATACAAAAAGATCTGGTTCCTTTGTTAGACGAAAATATTATCGTTACACAAGGGTTTATTGGTGGAACCAGCGAAAATTACACCACTACCTTAGGTCGCGAAGGCTCTGATTATTCTGCAGCCATATTTGCTTCCTGCCTCAACTCTACTGCGCTAACCATTTGGAAAGATGTTCCAGGTGTATTAAATGCAGATCCTAAATGGTTTGATGAGACTGAGAAAATTGCACAGCTTTCTTATCACGATGCTATTGAGCTAACCTATTATGGCGCTACAGTAATCCACCCTAAAACCATAAAACCTTTGCAAAATAAAGGAATTCCGTTGTTTGTGAGATCATTTCTTACACCAGAAGGTGAAGGAACAGCCATTACAAAAGAAAACAACCCTTTACCTATACCTTCTTTCATATTTAAGATTAACCAGGCGTTGATTTCGATCTTCCCTAAAGATTATTCTTTTATTATTGAAGAAAACCTAAGCAATATTTTCGAACTTTTCCATAACCATAAGATCAAAATCAATACCATGCTCAACTCTGCCATTAGTTTTTCAGTAAGTGTCGATGATCATCCTACTCAAATTGAAAGACTAATTAAAGATCTGTCAGAAGAGTTTACCGTAAAATACAACAAGGGACTGGAACTGGTAACCATCCGTTATTACAATCAGCACACCATCGATCGGGTAACCGTTGATAAAGATATTTTATTGGAAGTGAAAAGCCGCCATACCTGTCAAATGGTGATGAAGAATAAGTAG
- a CDS encoding YggS family pyridoxal phosphate-dependent enzyme, whose product MSIADNLKQYKKEVESDGVKLIAVSKTQPVESILEAYNAGQRVFGENHVQEMVDKQAQLPADIEWHLIGHLQTNKVKYIAPFVQLIHGVDSIKLLQEINKQAAKHNRVIDCLLQVYIADEDTKFGLGFDEVVELLRDETYPELKNIRIVGLMGIATNTKNEKQIAIEFHELKVFFDGIKVSFFRKDEAFKEISTGMSADYKIAIEEGSTMVRIGSSIFGKRVIKHFKSDISAN is encoded by the coding sequence ATGAGCATAGCTGATAATCTTAAACAATATAAAAAAGAAGTCGAATCAGATGGCGTGAAACTGATTGCCGTTTCAAAAACGCAGCCCGTTGAGTCGATTTTAGAAGCATACAACGCCGGACAGCGTGTTTTTGGCGAAAACCATGTGCAGGAAATGGTTGATAAGCAGGCACAACTTCCAGCAGATATTGAATGGCACCTAATTGGCCATTTACAAACCAATAAAGTAAAATATATTGCACCTTTTGTTCAGCTGATTCATGGTGTAGACAGCATTAAACTCCTTCAGGAAATTAACAAACAGGCCGCCAAACATAATCGGGTAATCGATTGCCTGTTACAGGTTTACATTGCAGATGAAGACACCAAATTCGGGCTTGGCTTTGACGAGGTAGTAGAACTTTTACGCGATGAAACCTATCCTGAATTAAAAAACATCCGCATAGTTGGTTTAATGGGCATTGCTACCAATACCAAAAACGAAAAACAGATTGCAATAGAATTTCACGAGCTTAAAGTATTTTTTGATGGCATTAAAGTGAGCTTCTTCCGTAAAGATGAAGCCTTTAAAGAAATCTCCACAGGCATGAGTGCTGATTATAAAATAGCCATTGAAGAAGGAAGTACCATGGTGCGCATAGGCAGCAGTATTTTCGGAAAAAGGGTTATTAAACATTTTAAATCGGACATTTCAGCTAATTAG
- a CDS encoding DUF4296 domain-containing protein, whose translation MKRLIWVLMTSVLWFGCKPGIPDDIIKPDKMEKILYDMHIVDGYLSTIYIPDSARKVAAGYYKGIYKKFETDSAQYNKSLKWYNVNPKELDAMYKNIQKMLAAQKKGTALADKLIKEKIFKTDSIAIKKKFKADSLAIRKKMKPDSLSKVKAVAEIAKKKKAADSLIKIKKTGALEVAPAVL comes from the coding sequence ATGAAGAGACTAATATGGGTTTTAATGACCTCGGTATTATGGTTTGGTTGTAAGCCAGGCATACCCGACGATATTATAAAACCCGATAAGATGGAAAAGATTTTGTACGATATGCACATTGTAGATGGTTACCTGTCTACCATTTACATTCCCGATTCGGCCCGGAAAGTGGCCGCGGGTTATTATAAGGGAATTTATAAAAAATTTGAAACTGATTCGGCGCAATACAATAAAAGCCTGAAATGGTACAATGTTAACCCCAAAGAGCTGGATGCGATGTACAAAAACATCCAGAAAATGTTGGCTGCGCAGAAGAAAGGAACTGCTTTGGCCGATAAATTAATTAAAGAGAAAATATTTAAAACCGATTCGATAGCCATCAAAAAGAAATTTAAGGCCGATTCGCTTGCCATCAGGAAAAAGATGAAACCCGATTCATTATCGAAGGTTAAAGCGGTAGCCGAAATTGCTAAAAAGAAAAAAGCGGCCGATTCGCTGATTAAAATTAAAAAGACCGGGGCTTTAGAAGTAGCTCCGGCAGTACTATAA
- a CDS encoding endonuclease MutS2 yields the protein MLYPENCLERLGFVEIRQLISKHCLSPMGQTMVQKMQVMNRFDQIDKFLRQTNEFKSILQNQEPLQINTFFDIKSLVEKIRVEGTYLLEDEWFQVYTSLQTVFSVLRFFEERAEVYPTLEALFEHLPIEKNILRKIETVIDPKGKIKPNASKELQEITTAISRTEQDVRKRMDSIYKQAIANNWVADGSLTVRDGRMCIPVLAENKRKLKGFVHDESATGQTVYIEPEEVFTLNNKLRDLEFDKRREIIKILIALTDDLRPYSPLLLSYHGFLTKLDFVRAKALFAMDIEAEMPGLLKEPKTKLINARHPLLSISFAAEKKTVTPLNIHIDAETRVVLVSGPNAGGKSVCMKTVGLLQIMLQTGLLIPVDANSELGIFENIFADIGDDQSIESDLSTYSAHLKKMRYFVEHASPKTMVLIDEFGTGTDPQFGGPMAEAVLEVLNNKKVRGVITTHYSNLKLFAGNTPGLENASMLFDNAKMKPLYVLEMGKPGSSYAFEIAQNIGLPKEVIALAKEKTGSNQNRVDTMLVDLEREKKNVYDAKVSLANQQNKAKNLVAENEKLKSFLEENRKVLIKEAKQEAQNIIKNANKLVENTIAEIKEKQADKEVTKELRQNLQKELIKNTVPKERQKPVQVVLGGEIEIGDLVKFTDSETIGQVLEINRNELVLAIGDLRSTVKKNRVQKVSNREAKKVIQSSANSFAGRMNDAVSGFRAELDLRGKRTEDALFEVEKYLDKAIMLGFPSIKLIHGKGDGILRKMIREYLRKYSQVNRMEDEHADRGGDGITYVYLN from the coding sequence ATGTTATATCCCGAAAACTGTTTAGAACGTTTAGGTTTTGTAGAGATAAGGCAACTGATAAGCAAACATTGTTTAAGCCCAATGGGGCAAACGATGGTGCAGAAGATGCAGGTGATGAACCGTTTTGATCAAATCGATAAATTTTTACGCCAAACCAACGAATTTAAAAGCATTCTGCAAAACCAGGAACCTTTGCAGATCAATACTTTTTTTGATATTAAATCGCTGGTCGAAAAAATCAGGGTAGAAGGAACCTATCTGTTAGAGGATGAATGGTTTCAGGTATATACCTCACTGCAAACGGTTTTTTCGGTACTTCGTTTTTTTGAAGAAAGGGCAGAAGTTTACCCAACCCTCGAAGCTTTATTTGAACATTTGCCTATTGAAAAAAATATCCTCCGTAAAATAGAAACAGTAATCGACCCGAAAGGAAAGATTAAACCGAACGCTTCCAAAGAACTGCAGGAAATTACCACGGCTATTTCGAGAACGGAACAAGATGTGCGCAAGCGCATGGATTCTATTTATAAGCAGGCTATTGCCAATAACTGGGTAGCTGATGGTAGTTTAACCGTGCGTGATGGCCGGATGTGTATTCCGGTTTTGGCAGAGAATAAGCGTAAGCTGAAAGGTTTTGTACACGATGAATCGGCAACCGGGCAAACGGTGTACATTGAGCCAGAAGAGGTATTTACCTTAAATAACAAGCTGCGCGATTTGGAATTCGACAAGCGCAGGGAAATTATTAAGATCCTTATTGCATTAACCGACGATTTGCGCCCTTATTCGCCTTTGTTGCTTTCTTATCATGGCTTTTTAACCAAACTGGATTTTGTGCGCGCGAAGGCCTTATTTGCCATGGATATAGAAGCTGAAATGCCAGGCCTGCTAAAAGAACCGAAAACAAAACTGATTAATGCAAGGCACCCCTTGTTATCGATCTCTTTTGCAGCCGAAAAGAAAACCGTTACGCCTTTAAATATTCATATCGATGCAGAAACGCGTGTGGTATTGGTTTCAGGACCAAATGCAGGCGGTAAATCGGTTTGTATGAAAACAGTTGGCTTACTGCAGATTATGTTACAAACGGGCTTGTTAATTCCGGTTGATGCGAATAGCGAATTAGGTATTTTTGAAAACATTTTTGCCGACATTGGCGATGACCAATCGATTGAGAGTGATTTAAGTACCTACAGCGCACACCTCAAAAAGATGCGCTACTTTGTAGAGCACGCTTCGCCCAAAACAATGGTGCTGATTGATGAGTTTGGTACAGGTACCGATCCGCAATTTGGCGGACCAATGGCTGAAGCTGTTTTAGAGGTGTTGAACAATAAGAAAGTAAGAGGAGTAATTACTACACACTATTCCAACTTAAAGCTGTTTGCCGGCAATACACCGGGACTTGAAAATGCATCGATGCTTTTCGATAATGCTAAAATGAAACCGCTTTACGTTTTGGAGATGGGCAAGCCGGGTAGCTCTTATGCTTTCGAAATTGCACAGAACATTGGCTTACCCAAAGAAGTGATTGCATTGGCAAAAGAGAAAACAGGCTCCAACCAGAACCGGGTTGATACCATGCTGGTAGACCTGGAGCGTGAGAAAAAAAATGTTTACGATGCAAAGGTGAGTTTAGCTAATCAACAGAACAAGGCAAAGAATCTAGTTGCCGAAAACGAGAAATTAAAATCGTTTTTAGAAGAGAACCGTAAGGTATTGATTAAAGAAGCGAAGCAGGAAGCACAAAATATTATTAAAAATGCCAATAAACTGGTAGAAAATACCATTGCCGAGATTAAGGAAAAGCAGGCTGATAAAGAAGTAACGAAAGAGCTGCGTCAGAATCTTCAAAAAGAGTTGATTAAAAATACTGTACCTAAGGAACGTCAGAAACCAGTTCAAGTGGTTTTAGGTGGAGAAATTGAAATAGGCGATCTGGTTAAATTTACAGATAGTGAAACCATTGGTCAGGTTTTAGAAATTAACCGCAATGAACTGGTTTTAGCTATCGGCGATTTACGTTCGACCGTTAAAAAGAACCGCGTGCAGAAAGTAAGTAACCGCGAAGCTAAAAAAGTAATTCAGAGTAGTGCAAATTCTTTTGCCGGCCGGATGAATGATGCCGTTTCTGGCTTCAGGGCCGAGTTAGACCTTCGTGGCAAACGTACCGAAGATGCTTTATTCGAAGTTGAAAAATATTTAGATAAAGCAATTATGTTGGGTTTCCCTTCAATTAAGCTAATCCACGGTAAAGGTGATGGTATTTTGAGAAAGATGATCAGGGAGTATCTCCGTAAATACAGTCAGGTGAACAGGATGGAAGATGAACATGCAGATAGAGGTGGAGATGGAATTACCTATGTTTATTTGAACTAG
- a CDS encoding sorbosone dehydrogenase family protein has protein sequence MKRILICLFVVLLSTTCKKNGDDNNEEPGDLPDVDLKAKVVASGLSLPWEMVYGPDNYIWFTEKVGKISRLNPSTGQVSLLLTINEVRTNGEGGLLGMTLHPNFVSNPYVYVVYGYGSSYKAKVVRYTYSGSSLTSPLILIDQIPAASIHNGSRLLISGDKLFISTGDASDQSTPQNINSLAGKILRINLDGSIPADNPYPNNPVWSIGHRNAQGLVQVGNKIFSSEHGPDSDDEINIIEKGRNYGWPNIKGFCNETGEQSFCSSNNVAEPLINWTPTIAPSGLAYYNSDYIPQFKNSLLLAVLKGTKLMQLHLDAAQTKITGTKDFYVNTYGRVRAVCQSPEGKVYICTSNGTDDKIVEIAK, from the coding sequence ATGAAAAGAATCTTGATCTGCCTTTTTGTGGTTCTGCTGTCCACAACATGCAAAAAGAATGGTGACGACAACAATGAAGAACCTGGCGATTTGCCTGATGTAGATTTAAAGGCAAAAGTTGTGGCTTCGGGTTTAAGTTTGCCATGGGAAATGGTTTACGGGCCAGACAATTATATCTGGTTTACCGAAAAGGTAGGTAAAATAAGCCGGTTAAATCCATCGACCGGTCAGGTTAGTTTACTTCTAACCATAAACGAAGTACGTACCAATGGCGAAGGAGGCTTGTTGGGTATGACCTTACATCCCAATTTTGTATCTAATCCCTACGTTTATGTAGTTTATGGTTATGGAAGTTCCTATAAAGCTAAAGTTGTAAGGTACACCTATTCTGGAAGTAGCTTAACCAGTCCGCTTATCCTTATCGATCAGATTCCGGCAGCATCTATACACAATGGTTCGAGGTTGCTGATTAGTGGGGATAAATTGTTCATTAGCACTGGCGATGCCTCAGACCAGTCGACTCCTCAGAACATAAACTCTTTGGCCGGGAAAATTTTGAGAATTAATTTAGATGGTTCTATCCCTGCTGATAACCCTTATCCTAACAATCCGGTATGGTCGATAGGGCATCGCAATGCGCAGGGATTGGTTCAGGTAGGCAATAAAATATTTTCTTCAGAGCATGGACCCGATTCTGATGATGAAATTAATATTATTGAAAAAGGACGGAATTACGGCTGGCCAAACATTAAAGGCTTTTGTAACGAGACTGGCGAACAATCTTTCTGCTCAAGCAATAATGTTGCAGAGCCACTAATTAATTGGACACCAACCATTGCACCAAGTGGTTTAGCTTATTATAATTCGGATTACATTCCGCAGTTTAAAAATTCTTTACTACTGGCTGTGTTAAAAGGAACGAAACTAATGCAGTTACACTTAGATGCAGCACAGACTAAAATTACAGGTACAAAAGATTTTTATGTGAATACTTATGGTAGAGTAAGAGCTGTTTGCCAATCTCCGGAAGGAAAGGTTTACATCTGTACCAGTAACGGAACTGACGATAAAATTGTGGAAATAGCGAAGTAG
- a CDS encoding CoA transferase subunit A yields the protein MINKVVSGAEEAIRDISDGATIMLGGFGLCGIPENCINALVKKQVKQLTCISNNAGVDDFGIGLMLKQRQVKKMISSYVGENAEFERQLLSGELEVDLIPQGTLATRCLAAGYGMPAIFTPAGVGTEVAEGKEIRNFNGKDYLMEYAFDADFAIVKAWKGDTAGNLMFRSTSRNFNPVMAMAGKVTIAEVEELVEAGELDPDYIHTPGIYVHRIFQGKDYEKRIEQRTVRKSGV from the coding sequence ATGATAAATAAAGTGGTATCTGGGGCCGAAGAAGCCATCCGTGATATATCTGACGGCGCAACCATTATGCTTGGTGGTTTCGGGCTTTGTGGCATTCCTGAAAATTGTATAAATGCTTTGGTAAAGAAGCAGGTGAAGCAACTAACTTGTATTTCGAACAATGCCGGGGTTGATGATTTTGGTATTGGATTGATGTTGAAACAACGTCAGGTTAAAAAAATGATTTCTTCTTATGTAGGCGAAAACGCAGAATTTGAAAGGCAGTTGTTGAGTGGTGAACTGGAGGTTGATCTTATCCCGCAGGGTACTTTAGCTACCCGTTGCCTGGCGGCGGGCTATGGAATGCCAGCTATTTTTACACCTGCTGGTGTGGGTACCGAAGTTGCAGAGGGTAAGGAAATCCGCAATTTTAACGGCAAAGATTACTTGATGGAATATGCCTTTGATGCCGATTTTGCTATTGTAAAAGCCTGGAAAGGCGATACTGCGGGAAATTTGATGTTCCGTTCTACCAGCAGAAACTTTAATCCGGTAATGGCCATGGCGGGTAAAGTTACCATTGCCGAAGTAGAAGAATTGGTAGAAGCGGGTGAGTTGGATCCCGATTATATCCATACGCCAGGTATTTATGTACATCGCATTTTTCAGGGAAAAGATTACGAGAAGCGAATTGAACAGAGAACGGTTAGAAAATCTGGTGTATGA